One genomic segment of Mustelus asterias unplaced genomic scaffold, sMusAst1.hap1.1 HAP1_SCAFFOLD_43, whole genome shotgun sequence includes these proteins:
- the LOC144482908 gene encoding uncharacterized protein LOC144482908, with protein sequence MAVRPFTCSVCGKGFTQSSHLLTHQLVHTDRRPFQCSDCAKRFKSRNDLQVHQRTHTGEKPFTCSVCERRFGRLSQLQTHQRVHSDKRPFQCSDCEKSFKSKQDLVTHQRVHTGEKPFACSVCGMGFTHSSHRLRHQRVHTGEKPFICCVCGKGFTDSPHLLIHERIHTGEKPFTCSTCGKRFTQPPQLIAHQLVHTDQRPFKCSDCEKSFKSTKDLLRHQQIHTGERSFTCSMCEKRFTQSSHLLRHQQVHTGERSFTCSVCGKRFARSANLLRHQQVHKSLQGLDSAVAAHPMQD encoded by the coding sequence atggcggtgagaccgttcacctgctcagtgtgtgggaagggattcactcagtcatcccaccttctgacacaccaacttgttcacactgatcggagaccatttcaatgttctgactgtgcgaagagatttaaaagtagaaatgatttacaagtccatcagcgcactcacactggggagaagccattcacctgctccgtgtgtgagaggagattcggacgtttatcccagctgcaaacacaccagcgagttcactctgataagagaccatttcagtgttctgactgtgagaagagctttaaaagtaaacaggatttggtgacacaccagcgagttcacactggggagaaaccgttcgcctgctcggtgtgtgggatgggattcacccattcatcccaccgtctgagacaccagcgagttcacactggggagaaaccattcatttgctgtgtgtgtgggaagggattcactgattcacctCACCTCCTGATACAcgagcggattcacactggggagaaacccttcacttgctccacatgtgggaaacgattcactcagccaccccagctcattgcacatcaactggtccacactgatcagagaccttttaaatgttctgactgtgagaaaagttttaaaagcactaaggacctgctgagacaccagcaaattcacactggagagagatcattcacctgctccatgtgtgagaaaaggttcactcagtcatcccacctgctgagacaccagcaggttcacacaggagagagatcattcacctgctccgtatgtgggaagagatttgctcggtcagccaatctgctgagacaccagcaagttcacaagtcactgcagggattggattctgctgttgctgctcaccccatgcaggactga